Part of the Rhinoderma darwinii isolate aRhiDar2 chromosome 2, aRhiDar2.hap1, whole genome shotgun sequence genome, TTTCACTATGGTCCAACCAAGATAAATAATCATTAAATTACATAATAATTTccaaaatacaattaccggtacatCACTATGGCATCCACACTATGTTGTCCAGGATAGAAACGGTTGTTCCCATCTTGGCTAAAAAATATCCCTGAATGTAAAGGCCACCTTCCTAAAATTAGGGGGAATATCAGcgaatctatttaaaaaaaagactggATGCTGGGGGTGTTCGACTGTAGCCCTTGCATAGTAGATTCTTGGAAGCTTCCACCGAAAATTGTAGCCTCGTCCAATCAGAATAAGCAGCTTTTGTTTGTATACATCTGCCAAGTGTAATGTTaaagcctcatgcccacttcagtttttttcatcagggtgctatccgttgttttagctgatagcaccctgacacattcatttcaatggggccatgcacacttctgttattTTCAcggggccgttccgtcaaaaataggacaggtcctactcctgcccgtttttgacggaactgtATCggacttttcattgatttggtccgtgaaaccatGGActccacacggaagccatccgtgtgtggcccgtgtttcacggaacagtcattagcggccgtacaacggcAGACTGAAGCGTGCATGCAGCCTAAGTTGTGAAAAAACCTACTAAAGAGAGCTTAAAGAGGATGCAGTAACTTCCAccgagcacccccccccacccctttgTTTCTTGATTAAGTACCAAAAGACTGCATGTACTGTCTACAAATTAATAAATCTCTTTCACTTATTGGCCAAGAGGGATTATCTGAATAGCCCTTGACACCTTTTCCCTTAAGCTGCCAATACAggtaaaattaaaggggttttcccatcagggacatttatggcatatccacgggatatgtcaaatgtcagatagatgcgggccctACCTCTGGGATCTGcaaatatctctagaacggggccccctcaaCCCCATTCTATCTTTCTCTGTTCCTGCTGCCATTGgtcatttccgaccatgtaagtagaaaacagcgtagcttgctgagataCGCTGTTACCCTAACTCACATAGAAGTGAATGtcggttacggaagcagcgtagctcacgtactacgctgtttttgtaactggcgtttacttctatgggagttatggaaacggcgtagctcggtgagctacgctgtttttggctTACTTGGTCGGAAATAACAAGTCGCAGTAGCAACcgcgaacagggtttaggggacccagttctagagataggtgcgggtacgacctctgggacccgcacctatctgacgattatggcatatcctgtggatatgccataaatgtccatgatgggaaaacccattcAATATAAGCACATCTCTCAACTTTCCTCTAAcagaattttttggggaaaataaCAATCAGGTAATGGGATTTCAATACGGACCCTCCTTTAGTTCTGTCAAGTGATAAGTCACTGTCAAGTAGTGTGTGGCAGCGGCTTGTCTCTATCTCCCAATAATTAATTGCCCCCTCCCAATATGCGTATCTAGGATCCTTCTGCCCTAGAAAGTGTGGAGAGATAGAGCGACAGAGCACTTATGTGACTCCTCTCCTCTGTCAATTGAGAGCTGACCCAGAAAATTCATAGAGCCTACCAGGGTTTTGTTTCTCCGCTTCAATATGACTTTGGGTAcgttcacacatagcataaacACTACACAATTTCCAACCCtttttttctgtgcagaaattctgcagcgtttttgcAAGAGAAATTCAGATGCTGCAGATTAAGAATCGGCACCGCAAATGAATttccacaatattttttttctgcatattttttctgcaCCGTGTgattgagatttgttcaaatctcatccacttttctgctactgtcatACGCTGCGGAATGTCTGCACAGAAAATCTGGTCGGAAATTCCATAGTGTttacactatgtgtgaacataaccttaaacTGAGTACATTTCAGTCAGATTCGCAGAAACCTGCATTCATAAAATAAGCTCATTGAACAATTTATCGCTTAGTATAAATTCTTTTATACCTGACATGTAAAGTCTTTACTCTTATTATCTGTTGCAGACTGAAAACACTTCTCTTGTTCAAGCCAATGAAACCCAACGGGAAACTTATGAACGTTGCCTCGATGAGGTGAGTCTTGTGGATTCCAGAATATAGTATGGTCATTTTCTTATTACTGGTTCAACAGGCATACACGGCTTCATTTAATGAAATCTGTTATGTGGCAGCCATTCATGTGCTATGATCACATCTTGCACACCTGAACTAATGTTTGGTGGGAGCCCTGTCAGTTTACAAGATGCATCGTGTGTCCATCTATAATGTAAAGATGAGATGACGTATAAAAGTGTAGTCCAAGCCGGGAGTGCAGCCAGAGGACAAGCCTTACAATGCATTGATTATGAAATGTCAGGGGCTGCGTTTCGATGACATGGTTAGATACTCAGATAGCTGTATGCTACAAACAGCTGCGGGAATGCAAATATTTTACAGCCCACGGCTGGCTTTTATTATTGTGTCACCCGTATGGAATGTCAGAAATCTCGTCCAGCATTCAAATCCTGTAGATAAGAGTTAATATATATAACTGCGAGCACAGCTCTTAAATCCTTGGAACTGAGCTCGAAGTTGTTCCATGGCAGAATTTTAAAAGAACAGCTTAAACAAAATTTTCAATATAGGTTTTGACATTTGCCGTCTGTTTCTTTGGTTTAATAGGCATAAAGGTAAGCACTTTAGAATTTAGATTTTCGCAGTATTCGTATCAAACCTATTAAAAGGCTTTGGAGAGAAATAGTGTGTTTAGATCTATTTCTGGTTTATTATATGCAAAATGCCAAAGTTTTAAAAGAATCATTACAGTATTACTATGTTTCTTGATCCAAAGCATTGTATTACGATTGTAAACATTTGGACAATAAAAATGAACACCCCTTGTAACGATAAAAGCTACCTATACAGAAGAAATTGTATTGTAGATCTATTTTCATTGTATGCAGACTGTTTTTATAAAATGCACAAAAAGTAATTCAAGGAACTAAACCATTCAAAGCAAAAACTCGCTCAAAAGTGATCATTCTGTCCTAGGAAGACTTCAGGAAATGACATTGGTGGAATCTGAAGCTCCAAAATTATAGACGGCCCAATTGCTAGAATGAGGGACCCTGGTCCTCGTCCTTCCCAACTACATGACTGCGgcaaggagtttgaatggagcggcagtcaagCACGCTGCAACTCCATTCAaactatgggactgatggaaacagcggAGCGTTTATCGCTCTAACTAGTAAATAGGTGATAGGTATGTGTCTGGAATACCCCATTAACAAAATACCACTTGGCTTAATATGTTGGGCCGGAGTTTTCCAGTAATAGAAATCTTTGACCAATTCTATAGAGTACTCCAACCTTCTATTTTTCTGTAAATTAGTTGTAGTTTTAGCTCTCAGACTGCACTGATGTGATGTTCTGACATATAGCTATGACATTTTAATGTCAGAAGATCATTTTTGGCTAGAATACCCTTTTAAAGTGCCACTGTCAAGAGACCCTTTAAATGCAGGCTTCTCATTGGTTTTAGACCGCAGGACACAACCATGTAGATAGGTTActcaaaactattttattttgggGACTTTTATGTTTGCAATTCTATTTTTTTATCTAAATAATGTTTGATATTATAGGTTGCAAACCATGTTGTTCAGGCACTCTTAAATCAAAAGGTAAGTaatttatttttgcatattttatatatttggcTACAGTCTGTGGCCCTGTCTTGTGGAGAGGCCTATTTTGCACCCGTTTTTTGCCTCTCTATTGCATTCCACATTGTcaagttttttttctgtattttagaATAGTCATGCCTAGGAATATAGGGCATGTCTGGTTCAAAGTTGAATTAATCTTTTCAATTTGTAATCTCTTTTCATTACAGGCTATGAAAACCTTTAGTgccttttcattaaaaaaataatatatagatTTTGGGATACTTTTCAGTTctgtaatatactttaattaaaaatgtttCTCTTTCTCAGccctacagcttctatgtatactctacaaaaaaaaattaaaaagctgcaAAATGCCACTGTCAGCCAAATCCTTCAACTTAAATTTCTTCATTATTGGGTTTAGATGAAGTCAAAGGAACACAGGAGACGCTGAAAGCCAAGTTGTAAGACCAGATCACTGACGGATTAGGCTGACATCGGCATTCTGCAGCTACTATGTACagaagatacatagaagctgcagggcTGAAACGGAGCAACATTTTTACTTAAAATATATAACAAAAGTGAATAGTATATTAAAATACATACATTTCATAAAGGTACCAAACGTTTCCATAGCCCTTAAAATTCCAATACCAATTCTTTGTAGTTATacactaaaaataataattatatatatatatatatatatatatatatatatatatatatatatatatatatatatatataatgtgtatatagacgTGTGTCATTCTGCCTAAAAGAATACCTACTTGTGGCTCTATTTGCTGTTGCACCCCAGTTGTCCATTGTATCTGCATcgtttagttaaaacttttattggtCCCCTACATTTATAAAGCGCCATAATTTATATTGTCTTTGTTTGTTATTTTGAATCTTGCATAATACATTTTTCATACAGAGCCATTAGTTTCTACCCTCAGCTTCCTCTGTTACAtggtgtaatttattttattttttttacaaagtaaaaTGTATTTTCTCTCTTCAGGATCTTCGGGAAGAATGTATTAAACTGAAAAAGAGGGTGTTTGACCTTGAGCGTCAGAACAGAGCGTTGAGTGACCTCTTTCACCAGAAGTTGCAGTGCTCCTCGGGATCATCCCCTGAGGTAAGAGCCGTTACCATGGAAAACAGGTTGCGTATGAGGCTCATGGTTCAGTAGTTTTCATGTCTAGTATTACGGCACCTTCTTTTATTTATCTTTCTTTTTTTGTTGTCCTCTAAAACATTGTCGTATGTGTCCTCAAAATGTGATTCTGTTAAATAACACACTTGAACAACAGCCGAGTTCAGAGGAATCACATGTCAGTTATAGCAATGAATAGAAAGATTTTGCCATAGATTTGCTGCGGATTTATCTGAATATACGCTAAgtctttaatttataattttctcCTTTTTAGGATTCACTTCTTGCTTTGGCCAAATATAAATGCACCAAAAACGGTCCTGTGTAAACCCGGCTTTATTATGTTTGTACAAAGCAGCTATTATAatatttaaaatgtaattttGATACAACCATGCCTGTTTCTCATTAGAAAACATTATGAACATGAATTGAATATgtttgcaatactaatatataattttattagttTCATTTGTTTGGTTTTCATTTAGGTTTTTTTCAAAGTCTATTAACAGCTCTGTAAAATGGCAAACAAAGGCAGGCCAgcgcagtggctcagtggttagcaccgtTACCTTGCAGCGAAGGTTCTGAATTCAAAAGTCTGGGCACATCTGGCtcagttcacactgcgtttttttacgctgattttgactcTGAATTGGCAGCAAAAAACTTCCGaaactgcctccaattgatttcaatgggaagcggagaTGTTTTTTCTGCGTCGGTTTTTAGACACtcgcagtaaaaagaatgaagtgccatgctctttcttgctgcggttctacctctgacctcccaatgaaatcaattgaggcagagaaagtgtgttTTTTGTCCCGTGGCGCTCAAcggaaaacgctgcaaaaatcgaaTTTGCAAGTaggtgaaggaattttgaggcagatttttctcccttcaaaaaactgtgtaaacagggcctaattaGTTTGCATGTTTTCCCCTGTatttttgtgtgggtttcctccagtcactacaattttatttttattttttcccacttTAGAAACATACAGATAAGGAATTAAGATTGTGAGCCCCGTTAGGGGATAGTGAATGATGAAAACTTCTGTACAGTGATGCAGAatgtgttggtgctatataagcaacataaagaaaaaaaactatatactagTAAAGGTACCAAAACGCAATCTCTTGAGGGAAAACAGAGGTTGTCTTCATCAATCCAACTGAGCCATTTCTGATTTCCCCACATATCGTTAGGATAAGGGCCGGTTTACATCATGGGATTGCTACGCAAGGAAGAGGGGAAACGTTCCTTAAAAAAATATTAGGGAATGTTTACCTCTCCCTTGAGCCACAATCTTCTTGTGATCTAAAAAAGAAATATGGGAGACTGGATCTCCCAAATATGATGTAAACCTTGCCCAAGTTGTCTAAATGTATTGTTCGACATTGACACTGCTGAAATCGGTCCGATTTGGCAACAGTCCTCTTTTAGCTATTTGTAGTGAAGCATGCCAACAGACACACATGGTCTAGCTTTCTTCTACACCTACATTAGATCATATAGCAAATGCATTCTTAAAGTATGTCCACTTTTGCTCCCAATATTTTTTACTGCTTCAATGCctctaaattttaaaaaaataagcagctttgtaattagtcttgAATTTCTATTGTTTCGTGTCTACatctcctatgcagatctattaGTTCATTGTGACTACAAACAATTCCTGTGTATAGTATGATCCCGTAGTTGTGTGTTACTACCCATCTGACAGCAGCTTTTTTCTAACCAACAGCAGGATTAACACGTGATTGCAGGAACAGACTACAGCGTTTGTTTGTAGTGCGTAACCAATTGCTTAATTTTTGGTTTTAGATTATTATAGCACTAAAAGAAAATTAAGTGGACTTCTGTGTTGAGGAGCAGATTATTTTTCCACCCTTATCAGTGTATGTTTAATGGATTTTTGTGTTTAATATCTAGCAGCTGTACCATTTAGTTCttaatattgtaaaaaatattacggtttttttttcttttttctcataTATAATTTGTGATGATTTGTGTTTTCGTTGCCCTTAGTTAGATGGCTTTTCTAATTATGTGTTTGTTTTCTAATATAGTTGCACCCGTTGCAGGGTCTGTCTGACTCCCAGGGAGGTGACCTTGACAGGATATCGGTCCCCCATCCGTTAGGACAAAGTGGAATGCAGAGAGAGGTAAGTAAATAAACCTAGATGTACAGTTTTATAATATTCTCCACATTTTCTGAAAGGGTTGTGTGACCATAAGAAATTGTGCTGGTTTATACAGGTCAGGGAACATCAAGGTCTGTAAAAACTGTCCATAAACGTTAAATGCAATTTGGCCGAACACCCCAAGAAGGTTAGATTTTaaaatgcctgatcctttgttcctcCAGGAGATAAACTGCTGCCAGAGGTATCTGGTAGTGATATAATTCCCTCTCCCCCTTGAAATAAAAAGATGATCTTTACATACATAAATCTAGTAAAGTGCTTTTATTGAGCAATACCACTGTTACTATAGTGTAAAATTAgacttttattataaaagtagtTACGCTTTCAATATCTCTCACCGAAAAAACGAAGTATTTCAAACAAATAAGCTTATACAACATATTCAGCTGTTTAAATTTTTGTAGGCTGACCAATTTGCAGATTTCTCAGGTCCCTGTAACacaaaatgtatttgtactgctaAATCATCATATTCAGCCATGTCTTCTAATACAAATTCTATAAATAATATTTCCACTAACGCATATATTATACTTTAATGAGAGAGGCCAAGAGTTTTCCATTTGTGGGAATATTATGGGTTCTCATTGCACAGTATTATTTGATACTCTACAAAATGTCTTTCTGCAATTAAAAATAATTGGGTTTTTTTCTTCTCCCGTAGGAAAACCAACGTTCTGGTCGTGCCCAATCATCCTGTCGCTCTATAGATGCCATGTCCCCATTCCTCAGGAAAAAGGCTCAGATCCTAGAAGTTCTACGGAGGCTAGAAGCTACAGGATCTCAGAGTGGATCATCCTGCACTACACCTCCAATGTTTCTTGGGGGGATATCATCAGCTAGTGGGAATGGGTTGCGTGTAAGACCAGACCAAGGCTTGGACTATGTAAATGGTGAAGGCTTGACTCCTACAGAACATGGAGGAGATGAACCTTGGGCTTCCTGTCTGCTTCTAGCTCAGAATGGTTGGGAGGAGTTGCTTAAGTGGAAGCCCATACAACGGGAACCACCAGCAGGTAGCCCTGGAGAGGGAGGAGGGGAACACCTTGGTTTGGCATCAGGAGAAGATGCACAGCAATCATTGCGGCAAGCTGAGGGAAGCTCATCCTCTTCAGATGATGAAATTGGAGATCCACCTCCTCCTCCAAGTGAAGTTCGGCAACGATTGCCATTAACTGACTTATCAAAGGGTTTATCGCCATGTATGTGCTCCCGTGGAGCAGTAGAAAAAAGGGCCCCTGTTGAGGGCCACTCAGATGGGACTGGCTTTGCTAGGGGCCACACTGGGCATCTTCATTCATTAACGTGTTACAGCAGAAGCCTTCGTGATATGGTAGAAAGTCAGCATGTGCCAGTGACACCACCTACAGTTTCAGAGAGAGGGGACTCCTTGTCTTCTCCAGGAAAGCAGTTGGTTTCTGAGAAAATTTCTGATGGGCCTTCCTCTTCTTGTCCTCCTTCTCCAGAAGGCTCTGTTAGTTTGCCAAGGGATGTAACTGTTTTTTCCCACAAAAGTGTAGCGCAGGAGCAACAGGATGATTGTTCTCCGCCCTCGATGGTGGTTCCTAATCCTCCCTGTCCTGACCCACAAGATGTACTTATTCCTTCCTCTGAGGTCCGGACCCCTCATATTCCTTCTCCAGCTAAGTTTCTCAAGTTTTTGAAACtgccaggctcaggggataaattacAGAATCCAAACTCTCTGAGGCTTAGCCCTCAACTTACTCAAACCTCCAAAATTCCTTGTAGGAGCAATAATTATGAAGCATTTCCCTCACCACGCCTCAATAGAAAAGTAACTGAAGAATTACCTGGTCCAGAAACTGATACTAATCCACCTTCTCCCTCTGAATTTATTAATCCTGACGTTAGTAGACAAGGACAAACAGAAAGGTCAAACAATTTAATAAATAGGCCTGGAATACAGTGCTACACCAAAAAGTCACATGATTATGAAAATGTTCCGGCTAAAAATTCTGTTCTTTCCCCTGCAAGACAAACTGAAAATATGGAACTGTCTCGGAAACTAGTTGGGGAAGTATGCTCCTCCAGTTGTTCCTCTGGACCTTGTGTTCACACCCAAGTACGTTCTTCTGATGACCATAATGGTCATATAAATACACCATTAAGAAAGCATGTAACTTCCAGAAAACCTTCTGAGTCTACTGGACCTCTCCCTTTTAAAGAGCGAATTGGAAAGCTAAGGGGCTTAGACAACCAACAGACAGAGCTTACTGTTGCAGGGACAGATGATAACAGGGTTATACTGGATGGCCCCGATCTTCGTCCACCTTTGAAAAGATCCTTAGGCGTAACCAGTTTAAGGAATCCTGAGCCTGGGTCTACTGAGAGTTACCCACCAAGGTACCATGGGCAAAAATCTGATTCTGCTCGGACTAGACAGACCGTTTCTAATTGCCCACCAGGATCACCTCATGGTCCACGTAATCCATCCCGTGCCCCACCTGTCCCAAGCAAGTCTCCACGTAGCCCTCATGGAAGCCCAACAAAGCTACCTGCGAAATCCCCAAGTAAGGCAACAGCTAAGCCTCTTATATCTCGACCCCTAAGTGAAGAGCTGAGACCAAGTCCCAGGCAACCCACGCTGCCAAATGATGAGAAACAGAGGATACAATCCATTGGGGCAGGAAAGAAAAGTAGCACCTGCCCAGAGTATTCATGTCCTCGTAGTCCAGGCCCACGGGGCACAGAAAATCTTCCTCTGAGTGCTCTGCACTCTGCCATTGAAGAAAAGGTGATGAAGGGAATTAAAGAAAACATGTTAAGGTTACAGGAACAGCACCGTGCACCTGCCCCTGATCCTAAACAACGTAATTCCAGTGGTATTGCAAGCTGGTTTGGCTTAAAGAAAAGCAAACTACCTGCTCTTAGTCGTAGGCCTGAGTCTACACGTGTCAAAGAGGAGAAGAGGGAGAGAGCTTCAAGTGGCTCTCCTCGGACTAGGGATACAAAAGGTGAGAGCCTGAATatttcaatgttgatggaaaaagcTGAGGATCTGCGAAAAGCTCTCCAAGAAGAGAGAGCATATATCAACGGTTTCTCTCTTGACAAGAATCGCACAGCTGTGTCTGTAGATCAGACACGGGAAGCTACAAGACCCTTGACTGCAGACAACTTTATGCAACAACTATTAAATCGGTGAGTGTGGGCTCTTCACAGTTGTTAACGTCAACCAAAAATGTAAAATGGCTCATGAAAATTATTCTAATCTACTTGGTggtgtccttttttttaaaaataaatatatataattttcacacTCCTACACGCATGCATAAACGCACACCATGTTCAGCCGTAACATTACAACCACCTCCCTATTGTCTATATTGTGTAGATTCCCCCCATGCTGCCAAAACCGTTCTGGCCTATCAAGGCAAGGGGTCCATAAGAGCTCTGAAGGGTCAGCATGCAGGTCCAAACACGGCAGATTGCCATGCACTTTGTGTTCTGGCTCCGCAATTTGGGCTGCAGTTAAtgcttctgtgggatcagaccagactGCTAGCCTTTGCTTCTGATGCAAATCAATGAGCCTTGTACACCCGTAATCCTCTTCCAGCGATAACCTCTATCTAAAGGGGATTCTAAGAATGGCAGGTCAGATTCCTCGTTGTACGGATGCCAAAAGATCCATACATTGTACATGTTTCTCACAATGGACTGCTGTGAGAACCTCAGTTTATTgaaaagagtgttcttttggcctACGTCGGGGTGGTGTGGAAGCATAAGGGTAACTTGGGAAACCATTTAAGAAATAAAACTGATGTAGTTGCGGATTTCTAGTCTTATTGGTATTATATGCATGCTGTAGATGCGCAGCACTGCATGTTATAGGAACCAAATCCATATTTGTTGAGCTATGACTTGTCAACACAGGatccattttgacaatgttttcggTGTTGAGTAGATTAAATTTTTTgattaagggggttttcccataatcagcatttaacacctatccacaggataggtgataaatgtctgatccgtGGAGGTTCGACCgctgggatccccactgatcacgagaacgggcttaccttgtcaTTCTTGGGAGCCCAATAGGAATGGAGCTGTAGTACGCATGCATGTCCACCgttccattcaattcaatggggctgcCAAAAGGATGGTTGAGGAGGTGCACAGTAAGGTAAGCTcattctcgtgattggtggggatcccagcggtcgcacctccaccgatcagatatttatcacctatcctgtgcagCTTTtccatcgcaacatctgctatttgattCGGGTTTTACTTCTCcccattgattaaaaaaaacgcaccgcaggtcaatttatgattttgtttttcacgcagtgtgtggatgagatttgctcaaaTCTTATTAACTTTGCTGCAACTGTAacatgctgcgtattttccgcaattGAATCGATTgccgaaaatccacagtatttacgctatgtgatGTGTGAACTTAAGCTAAcaaatcataatttttttatttcctgtgaaatgttacatttaatatttatataatttttttctatgcCTGCTAATGAAATTGATTAAAACATTACCTTTTTGGGAGAGACTTAAAGTACAAGTACACTTTTTGTTTACATGTCATATAGCTCCACTGTTCAAAGAGTACCACAGTTCCCTCATTCTAGTGGAGAACTGTCTTTTTTTGTGTTATTATAGTCTATCTCCACAATAAAGCAGAGCGGGCCAAAAGGAgctaaacatatatttatttttttgttaattaaattttttattttacggtctGTCCAACAAAAATGCTTATATTAAAGCCCTATAATACTGGCCGATTTTTGTCTGGTGCagcaagcgccaatcaacgagacatcgttggtcagcgctcgtttgctcctgtcacaaggagctatggatggggacgagcgggcattactctgatcactcgtccccatacattattatcatgtcggcagcgcgtcccccctgtcttgatggacatgtgtcttttttcaaccgtacaaactatgtaagatgtgctgccgacaacaataatatttaacttttttaagacgatacgaccagcagatgatcgagcgtgtatgtgtaaggcttagttcacatctgcgctaaggctccgttccgactgagctttccgtcggaacggagccctaacagACATAAAacagaaaccgtaggtttccgtttccatcaccattgatttcaatggtgacggctcCGGttccattggtttccgtttgtgtcagtagtgcaagggttctgtcgttttggcgGAAtccataccgtagtcgactacgctattgattccatcaaaacgacggaactcttgcacaactgggacaaacggaaaccattggcaccgcatccgtcaccattgaaatcaatggtgatggaaactgaaacctacGGTTTCTGTTTTATGTCtgttagggctccgttccaacggaaagcttcgtctgaacggagccctagcgcagatgtgaacgaagccttacttaaACTCTGCTGtgtgctataaaaaaaacaacaaataaaaaaactaacCACTACCAATTTGTACACACAGCAgagctcttaaccccttcgcgctcagcgacgtactattccgtcgctctaaccaatacgttcgcgctcagcgacggaatagtacgtcgcgggagtaacggccatttcggccgtcctccagacacatacaggagctgtgacagctgctgtctcgtacagcagctgccgcagctcctacagcgggggccgatcactgtgtccccgctgattaacccctgaaaagccgtgttcaatagtgatcacggctttttaggtgttaagctacaatcgccagcctgctacgcgatagcggttggcgatggtgactatggcaaccggacaccaaacaatggcgtccagctctgacatcgacggaagcttagtgggtcctgacgaagtcaggacccactatgcttgctgtcagtgagtagctgacagctctaatacactgcactacgcatgtagtgcagtgtattagaatagcaatccgggcctcctgccctcatgtcccctagtgggacaaagtaataaagttaaaaaaaaagttgaaaaaagatgtgtgaaaataaaagtaaaaatcccccctttttcctttatcagtcctttattattaataaaaatatataaacaaacaaatatactttgaggggtctagtttctaaaatgtggtgtttgataggggtttttaatataggtccctcaaagcaacttcagaactgaactagaacctaaaaaaataaataaa contains:
- the NCKAP5L gene encoding nck-associated protein 5-like isoform X1 — protein: MTSEVEEDIRLLSGGASEPLVIQELLERLRELETENTSLVQANETQRETYERCLDEVANHVVQALLNQKDLREECIKLKKRVFDLERQNRALSDLFHQKLQCSSGSSPELHPLQGLSDSQGGDLDRISVPHPLGQSGMQREENQRSGRAQSSCRSIDAMSPFLRKKAQILEVLRRLEATGSQSGSSCTTPPMFLGGISSASGNGLRVRPDQGLDYVNGEGLTPTEHGGDEPWASCLLLAQNGWEELLKWKPIQREPPAGSPGEGGGEHLGLASGEDAQQSLRQAEGSSSSSDDEIGDPPPPPSEVRQRLPLTDLSKGLSPCMCSRGAVEKRAPVEGHSDGTGFARGHTGHLHSLTCYSRSLRDMVESQHVPVTPPTVSERGDSLSSPGKQLVSEKISDGPSSSCPPSPEGSVSLPRDVTVFSHKSVAQEQQDDCSPPSMVVPNPPCPDPQDVLIPSSEVRTPHIPSPAKFLKFLKLPGSGDKLQNPNSLRLSPQLTQTSKIPCRSNNYEAFPSPRLNRKVTEELPGPETDTNPPSPSEFINPDVSRQGQTERSNNLINRPGIQCYTKKSHDYENVPAKNSVLSPARQTENMELSRKLVGEVCSSSCSSGPCVHTQVRSSDDHNGHINTPLRKHVTSRKPSESTGPLPFKERIGKLRGLDNQQTELTVAGTDDNRVILDGPDLRPPLKRSLGVTSLRNPEPGSTESYPPRYHGQKSDSARTRQTVSNCPPGSPHGPRNPSRAPPVPSKSPRSPHGSPTKLPAKSPSKATAKPLISRPLSEELRPSPRQPTLPNDEKQRIQSIGAGKKSSTCPEYSCPRSPGPRGTENLPLSALHSAIEEKVMKGIKENMLRLQEQHRAPAPDPKQRNSSGIASWFGLKKSKLPALSRRPESTRVKEEKRERASSGSPRTRDTKGESLNISMLMEKAEDLRKALQEERAYINGFSLDKNRTAVSVDQTREATRPLTADNFMQQLLNRVDGKEVPAEGRLEGKTPLRDFPRLSPENKEARPFRLPRNGMVAHVQRCEQKSVDQTREVVLPPDERISETITSQHFAACDSLTRTLDSGIGTFPPPDYCGGTPNKNIPKLKTRLDSPSVLPVGRFSAFPKVPRRARTLERDMRGVEEMFPSGQHQSVPAFHALLAEPEPTMSHRMYGEDSNRDRSLPQQGKNWTFPNTKVSAGSPENFRTRAHELEELPSEGDRDCDMSEYAHSSLCFPGSVSSRTPSTSEVGDEGTSEAKSRNNEQGQTGLENSESLSDSLYDSLSSCGSQG